A segment of the Diachasmimorpha longicaudata isolate KC_UGA_2023 chromosome 5, iyDiaLong2, whole genome shotgun sequence genome:
TCGTTAGCTATTCTTGCCTGATATCATCAGTAAATTATTATCACTTTTTAGGAAGAGCTGGATAATCCTCATGAACAACTATATTTCAGATTGTTGTaacgtaaatatttttttcttcttgaatGGATTTGTTTTTGTTCATTCAGATCAGGTCCAGCTAGAACTCTCCGATAAgtcaaaaaaattgcagagtAAAGAACTTTGATAAACGAAATCAAGGAGATGTGGAGGGAGACAAGGGGCGCGGGTTTAGGGGGTTTTACCTTCTCTGCTTTGTCTTCATCGATGGGGTACAGATACTGCGCGAGTAGATCCTTCCAGAAGGACTCCTCTTGCATGGAGAGGACGTCGACCTCTCCCTTTTTGAGACCGGCGTCCGTCAGCCAATAAGGTCGGGAGAGATTGTCATCGCGTCTGATGTCCTCTTGGACACTAGATTCCTCGGAATCGCTGTTATCTTCGTGGCCCTCCTGAGAGGCTTCATTGATCGGTCCAAGGTGATCACCTCCCCGTGACCCTGCTGATGAACCTCGACGGCGAACGGCGCTGTGAGCGTGAGGATCAACCGCTCTGGGCGAAGAAAAAACATACAATTGATTGAAAAGGTTCTCTTGTATGTTAATGAGtacataaatattaaattgcaGAGTTTGAGTAATTACCTTTCAATAGTCTCCAATCGTTTTCCCAATTGTTCGAGTGACTCGGCAATGGCCACCAATTGTTGTTTCTCCTCGGACGGTTTGCCGTGAGTACACAGCATGCACTTGAACAATCCAGCTAGGGAAATCTCAATGGAGCCCTGGTCATCCGCATTATTCCCCGATCCATTCTGCAGAAATCCAAGTAGAGACTTGGTCTTGGCCTTCTTCTTGGCTTCCTCTGCCTCCTTCTTTTCTTGCTCCAATTCCTGTCATTTAgtagatgaaaataatcaagaCCAATGGGTGACAGAACTAGTTAATAGATTATGGATTAGTTATTTACCGCCTTTGTTTTTTTCACTGTTACTTCCCGCGTGCCCCACGTAATGTTATTCAAATTTACGAGAGAGTATATAATTAATACAGCGTACATCGAGGGTACCGTTATGTAGtaaattattccatgcacaagGCAACCGATTTCTTTCGGATGTAGTAATCCAGCTATTGCTATTTGGGCCGTCACCAGAAGGATGAATAAACTCGAGGGTGACAACAATCCATCATCGATAACGTTTATAGATATTGCTATTATTACAGCTACCATTACCAGTGCGTAGATAACGCTGAGGACTGCAGCGAAAAATACCTGTGATGAAGAATTTCGGAGTCTCATTCATTGTAATCAGATGGACGAACTTGTTGAACTAAATGCGCTCCTTCGGAACTAATGAATGATCCTTCCGAAGGTCTGATTAGTAACTCTTCTAAATTAATCCATCACCCTGGAAGACTAACGAAGCTACGAAGAAGCAAGTGAAAGCTTCTGTTAATAGCTCAGTTGATGATCCCAACAAAACAAACCTTCTTCGTCTTTTTCACTTGGACCTCCCTCGTTCCCCAGGTGACAACATTGAGATTTATGATTGAATACAGGATGAGAAGCAGATACATCGATGGGATAGAGAGCAGGTAGATTATTCCGGGTACGACACACCAAAATTCTTGAGGATGTAGACAAGCCGCTATGAAAAATGAACTCGACAAGGACATCAGGAATATCGCGGAGGGCGAGCCAATTCCATCCTCGCCTAGCTGGAGAGCTGTACCCACTATGACTGCCATCATGATCATGGCATACAACGTTGATAATATTTGGGCACACAAAAGCTGAAAGGATAATCATCAGCAGACTGTACAAGGACAATACGACAGGAACAACAAGAATGGCAAGCGATATTCAGTAATTTACCTGCACGCTGGATTTACAGGTGAAGCACACCACCATGAATAGTAAAATCGGGAAGATATTGTAGTAGAAACTCGTCCAATTGTCGATCTTGAAGGCAGCCACGAAGGCACCCACCAACATGAGGAATATAGTTCCGGGTCCAAGAATGGTACCTCCCATCAATAGAATCTGATAGGATATGTAAGGCATCGAGATGTTATCGTTGATCTTTATCGTTCTCTTGGAATCCATCAGCAAATCCATGATATTGGCCATGGTCGAAGGCACCCATCGTCTCCGTTGATTATAGAATTCATTGAATCCCTCGGGGGCATGAGTATAGGCATCACTGGCGGCTGAATACTCAACTCTATAACCTCTCTGAAGCAGCAGAGTACATAGCCATCGATCCTCACCCTGATCGTACTGGACGTAATGCCTGGCATCCTCGGATTTGGTTGTGTACTTCTTCATGACATTGTCATCCATGAGGGCCTTTCCTCTGAAGAGGGAGAAGCAACCAGGACTACAGAGTACACATCCAATCATGTGCTCCGTGGCCTTTTGCAGCCAATGACCAATGGCGTACTCAAACATCTGATACCAAACCATGGGACCTGATCCAACAGGATGAATTCTACCACAAGCAGCTCCCAGATTCTTATTCTTCTTCATCAGATCCACAAGTAGCTTCACAGCTGCTGGTTGAAAATCAATGTCACCATCCAGGGTTAGGAGATAAGTGTTCTCAGCGATAATTTCTTTCCTGTCAACACTGATAGGCAACTCCATCAATCTGTGACCCAGCAAGTAATACATGTACATAACCTGGCTCCATCGTTTCCTGTGACGAATCTTGTTCTTATCCTTGAGGTGAGCAATCATCTTCGATTTACCCGGCAGAGTCCAGATCAATCGGCCACCATAAGGTGTGGGTATCTTCTTCGGCGCTTTCACATGAGTCCTCGTGTGATGAACATCGGACGCCGCCTCGTCCAGGGTTGCCACCAGTAGTTTAACGAAACGATTGACCTGTACTTCATTCTCATCATCATCAGCGAGTTCAAAAGCATCGTCAAAGAATATATGTGTCTCGAATTCGTAGTAATCGGGGTCAATGAGTTTGAAGAACTTCTGAGCATTACGTCTTGCGCTGTGATCCGCATCGAGCCGTAGAATACTCTTCAAGAATTCAATCATCTCCTCCTTGTTCTCGTGCCACATTGTGGCGCATGCATAAATACGTGTTACATGATCGCTATTCTTGACCGCAGACGGTGGTGTTGTTGAGCCGTCAGTTTGCTCGTAAATGGTCTCGTAATCACCGTCACCTTTCTCCCTCTCGATTTCGGCAAGATCCTCAACTTTGACTTCAGGCTGATCATCCCGTTTGCGATTGAGACCGAGAGATTGATCGATCAGTAGAGAATCGTACATGGGGACCACGAAGAGCTTCTCCGTTGCGGCCAGACGCTCGCATTTTGGGGTCCATATGTGAATGGTGAACCAGGTCTGGgagaggagccagaggagccagACCCAGGCGTATTGTTTTGAGACAAAGTCATTGAGAAAGTAGGGAGGAGGGGCGTCGTAGAAGAGGTAGTCGGGAATTGTTCCGTGGAAGAAACAGGGATCGTTGTTGCGGAGACCACATGCCGCGATAAGGAGGGAGATCAGGACGGGGATCGTTAGACTGACTGGGAAAGCGTAACTGAAGCCCTGGATTAGAATTTTACACGCGAATTTACCTGCAGAATATTCATGGTTATCAGTCTTAGAGATTTTGAGGTAACTTTGGGTATTGTTACCCACGTCTTATGCAATCTAACGAGAACGTTTATTTCATATCTACAATTATGATTGGGAATGGCAGAAAACTAATAGAAacttcgataaaaattgaagagaaatgTCTGACGAGTTCTCGAGGTTCACAACAAATTATGAACAACTACT
Coding sequences within it:
- the LOC135162557 gene encoding chitin synthase chs-2 isoform X5, with product MQHQQQNGVVPGGGSHDDFSDDDTTPLTQDYGGSQRTVVETKGWDVFRDPPPKIDSGSMANQKCLDATVQITKVVVYLVVFVIVLGCGVLAKGTVLFMTSQLRPGRVMVHCNRQLGRDRQFVVSLPEEERIGWMWCIIIAFAVPEIGTFIRSCRMCTFKSCKKPLSSHFLLVFMMETFHVLGLALMFFSVLPDLDVVKGAMLTNCVSFVPGLLGLLSRNKSKDESKRFVLVLVDLAALAAQASGFVVWPLLDSSRHSLWLIPASLVLVSCGWWENYVSMQSPIGLVRTLSRVKKDLRLTRYFTYLFVSLWKIIAFFISSLIILHAKGETVGHLFTMFGSAFGEHKITVTAVRQNGFGAIPDISEFLPNGETETVDADLNSAIYVLLIQIFASYIAYIFGKFACKILIQGFSYAFPVSLTIPVLISLLIAACGLRNNDPCFFHGTIPDYLFYDAPPPYFLNDFVSKQYAWVWLLWLLSQTWFTIHIWTPKCERLAATEKLFVVPMYDSLLIDQSLGLNRKRDDQPEVKVEDLAEIEREKGDGDYETIYEQTDGSTTPPSAVKNSDHVTRIYACATMWHENKEEMIEFLKSILRLDADHSARRNAQKFFKLIDPDYYEFETHIFFDDAFELADDDENEVQVNRFVKLLVATLDEAASDVHHTRTHVKAPKKIPTPYGGRLIWTLPGKSKMIAHLKDKNKIRHRKRWSQVMYMYYLLGHRLMELPISVDRKEIIAENTYLLTLDGDIDFQPAAVKLLVDLMKKNKNLGAACGRIHPVGSGPMVWYQMFEYAIGHWLQKATEHMIGCVLCSPGCFSLFRGKALMDDNVMKKYTTKSEDARHYVQYDQGEDRWLCTLLLQRGYRVEYSAASDAYTHAPEGFNEFYNQRRRWVPSTMANIMDLLMDSKRTIKINDNISMPYISYQILLMGGTILGPGTIFLMLVGAFVAAFKIDNWTSFYYNIFPILLFMVVCFTCKSSVQLLCAQILSTLYAMIMMAVIVGTALQLGEDGIGSPSAIFLMSLSSSFFIAACLHPQEFWCVVPGIIYLLSIPSMYLLLILYSIINLNVVTWGTREVQVKKTKKELEQEKKEAEEAKKKAKTKSLLGFLQNGSGNNADDQGSIEISLAGLFKCMLCTHGKPSEEKQQLVAIAESLEQLGKRLETIERAVDPHAHSAVRRRGSSAGSRGGDHLGPINEASQEGHEDNSDSEESSVQEDIRRDDNLSRPYWLTDAGLKKGEVDVLSMQEESFWKDLLAQYLYPIDEDKAEKARIAGDLIELRNKSVFAFLMFNALFVLIVFLLQLNKDQLHVVWPLGVKTNITFVEETSEVHVSKEYLQLEPIGLVFVFFFALILVIQFTAMLFHRFGTFAHILSSTVLVCCNKKKDPSGGELGTEQAVEFARDLQRLDGMEEDYDEGSGSGPGRRKTIRNLEKSRRKTQAINTLDVAFRQRFFSMTEGNGLPRNMSTRRSTKAFKAFESRRNSIIALRKKSQMETLGANNIYGVAGNPLGIQPRPTRSSQISVKDVFADVGQVNGGYEGDNSPGNSVRLQPMGGNVGWSVNSNSKM
- the LOC135162557 gene encoding chitin synthase chs-2 isoform X4; amino-acid sequence: MQHQQQNGVVPGGGSHDDFSDDDTTPLTQDYGGSQRTVVETKGWDVFRDPPPKIDSGSMANQKCLDATVQITKVVVYLVVFVIVLGCGVLAKGTVLFMTSQLRPGRVMVHCNRQLGRDRQFVVSLPEEERIGWMWCIIIAFAVPEIGTFIRSCRMCTFKSCKKPLSSHFLLVFMMETFHVLGLALMFFSVLPDLDVVKGAMLTNCVSFVPGLLGLLSRNKSKDESKRFVLVLVDLAALAAQASGFVVWPLLDSSRHSLWLIPASLVLVSCGWWENYVSMQSPIGLVRTLSRVKKDLRLTRYFTYLFVSLWKIIAFFISSLIILHAKGETVGHLFTMFGSAFGEHKITVTAVRQNGFGAIPDISEFLPNGETETVDADLNSAIYVLLIQIFASYIAYIFGKFACKILIQGFSYAFPVSLTIPVLISLLIAACGLRNNDPCFFHGTIPDYLFYDAPPPYFLNDFVSKQYAWVWLLWLLSQTWFTIHIWTPKCERLAATEKLFVVPMYDSLLIDQSLGLNRKRDDQPEVKVEDLAEIEREKGDGDYETIYEQTDGSTTPPSAVKNSDHVTRIYACATMWHENKEEMIEFLKSILRLDADHSARRNAQKFFKLIDPDYYEFETHIFFDDAFELADDDENEVQVNRFVKLLVATLDEAASDVHHTRTHVKAPKKIPTPYGGRLIWTLPGKSKMIAHLKDKNKIRHRKRWSQVMYMYYLLGHRLMELPISVDRKEIIAENTYLLTLDGDIDFQPAAVKLLVDLMKKNKNLGAACGRIHPVGSGPMVWYQMFEYAIGHWLQKATEHMIGCVLCSPGCFSLFRGKALMDDNVMKKYTTKSEDARHYVQYDQGEDRWLCTLLLQRGYRVEYSAASDAYTHAPEGFNEFYNQRRRWVPSTMANIMDLLMDSKRTIKINDNISMPYISYQILLMGGTILGPGTIFLMLVGAFVAAFKIDNWTSFYYNIFPILLFMVVCFTCKSSVQVFFAAVLSVIYALVMVAVIIAISINVIDDGLLSPSSLFILLVTAQIAIAGLLHPKEIGCLVHGIIYYITVPSMYAVLIIYSLVNLNNITWGTREVTVKKTKAELEQEKKEAEEAKKKAKTKSLLGFLQNGSGNNADDQGSIEISLAGLFKCMLCTHGKPSEEKQQLVAIAESLEQLGKRLETIERAVDPHAHSAVRRRGSSAGSRGGDHLGPINEASQEGHEDNSDSEESSVQEDIRRDDNLSRPYWLTDAGLKKGEVDVLSMQEESFWKDLLAQYLYPIDEDKAEKARIANDLKDLRDKSVFAFFMLNALFVVIVFLLQLNKDLLHVKWPFGIRTNISYDESTQEVHVSKEYLQLEPIGLVFVFFFALILVIQFTAMLFHRFGTFAHILSSTVLVCCNKKKDPSGGELGTEQAVEFARDLQRLDGMEEDYDEGSGSGPGRRKTIRNLEKSRRKTQAINTLDVAFRQRFFSMTEGNGLPRNMSTRRSTKAFKAFESRRNSIIALRKKSQMETLGANNIYGVAGNPLGIQPRPTRSSQISVKDVFADVGQVNGGYEGDNSPGNSVRLQPMGGNVGWSVNSNSKM
- the LOC135162557 gene encoding chitin synthase chs-2 isoform X3 — its product is MQHQQQNGVVPGGGSHDDFSDDDTTPLTQDYGGSQRTVVETKGWDVFRDPPPKIDSGSMANQKCLDATVQITKVVVYLVVFVIVLGCGVLAKGTVLFMTSQLRPGRVMVHCNRQLGRDRQFVVSLPEEERIGWMWCIIIAFAVPEIGTFIRSCRMCTFKSCKKPLSSHFLLVFMMETFHVLGLALMFFSVLPDLDVVKGAMLTNCVSFVPGLLGLLSRNKSKDESKRFVLVLVDLAALAAQASGFVVWPLLDSSRHSLWLIPASLVLVSCGWWENYVSMQSPIGLVRTLSRVKKDLRLTRYFTYLFVSLWKIIAFFISSLIILHAKGETVGHLFTMFGSAFGEHKITVTAVRQNGFGAIPDISEFLPNGETETVDADLNSAIYVLLIQIFASYIAYIFGKFACKILIQGFSYAFPVSLTIPVLISLLIAACGLRNNDPCFFHGTIPDYLFYDAPPPYFLNDFVSKQYAWVWLLWLLSQTWFTIHIWTPKCERLAATEKLFVVPMYDSLLIDQSLGLNRKRDDQPEVKVEDLAEIEREKGDGDYETIYEQTDGSTTPPSAVKNSDHVTRIYACATMWHENKEEMIEFLKSILRLDADHSARRNAQKFFKLIDPDYYEFETHIFFDDAFELADDDENEVQVNRFVKLLVATLDEAASDVHHTRTHVKAPKKIPTPYGGRLIWTLPGKSKMIAHLKDKNKIRHRKRWSQVMYMYYLLGHRLMELPISVDRKEIIAENTYLLTLDGDIDFQPAAVKLLVDLMKKNKNLGAACGRIHPVGSGPMVWYQMFEYAIGHWLQKATEHMIGCVLCSPGCFSLFRGKALMDDNVMKKYTTKSEDARHYVQYDQGEDRWLCTLLLQRGYRVEYSAASDAYTHAPEGFNEFYNQRRRWVPSTMANIMDLLMDSKRTIKINDNISMPYISYQILLMGGTILGPGTIFLMLVGAFVAAFKIDNWTSFYYNIFPILLFMVVCFTCKSSVQLLCAQILSTLYAMIMMAVIVGTALQLGEDGIGSPSAIFLMSLSSSFFIAACLHPQEFWCVVPGIIYLLSIPSMYLLLILYSIINLNVVTWGTREVQVKKTKKELEQEKKEAEEAKKKAKTKSLLGFLQNGSGNNADDQGSIEISLAGLFKCMLCTHGKPSEEKQQLVAIAESLEQLGKRLETIERAVDPHAHSAVRRRGSSAGSRGGDHLGPINEASQEGHEDNSDSEESSVQEDIRRDDNLSRPYWLTDAGLKKGEVDVLSMQEESFWKDLLAQYLYPIDEDKAEKARIANDLKDLRDKSVFAFFMLNALFVVIVFLLQLNKDLLHVKWPFGIRTNISYDESTQEVHVSKEYLQLEPIGLVFVFFFALILVIQFTAMLFHRFGTFAHILSSTVLVCCNKKKDPSGGELGTEQAVEFARDLQRLDGMEEDYDEGSGSGPGRRKTIRNLEKSRRKTQAINTLDVAFRQRFFSMTEGNGLPRNMSTRRSTKAFKAFESRRNSIIALRKKSQMETLGANNIYGVAGNPLGIQPRPTRSSQISVKDVFADVGQVNGGYEGDNSPGNSVRLQPMGGNVGWSVNSNSKM
- the LOC135162557 gene encoding chitin synthase chs-2 isoform X1, coding for MQHQQQNGVVPGGGSHDDFSDDDTTPLTQDYGGSQRTVVETKGWDVFRDPPPKIDSGSMANQKCLDATVQITKVVVYLVVFVIVLGCGVLAKGTVLFMTSQLRPGRVMVHCNRQLGRDRQFVVSLPEEERIGWMWCIIIAFAVPEIGTFIRSCRMCTFKSCKKPLSSHFLLVFMMETFHVLGLALMFFSVLPDLDVVKGAMLTNCVSFVPGLLGLLSRNKSKDESKRFVLVLVDLAALAAQASGFVVWPLLDSSRHSLWLIPASLVLVSCGWWENYVSMQSPIGLVRTLSRVKKDLRLTRYFTYLFVSLWKIIAFFISSLIILHAKGETVGHLFTMFGSAFGEHKITVTAVRQNGFGAIPDISEFLPNGETETVDADLNSAIYVLLIQIFASYIAYIFGKFACKILIQGFSYAFPVSLTIPVLISLLIAACGLRNNDPCFFHGTIPDYLFYDAPPPYFLNDFVSKQYAWVWLLWLLSQTWFTIHIWTPKCERLAATEKLFVVPMYDSLLIDQSLGLNRKRDDQPEVKVEDLAEIEREKGDGDYETIYEQTDGSTTPPSAVKNSDHVTRIYACATMWHENKEEMIEFLKSILRLDADHSARRNAQKFFKLIDPDYYEFETHIFFDDAFELADDDENEVQVNRFVKLLVATLDEAASDVHHTRTHVKAPKKIPTPYGGRLIWTLPGKSKMIAHLKDKNKIRHRKRWSQVMYMYYLLGHRLMELPISVDRKEIIAENTYLLTLDGDIDFQPAAVKLLVDLMKKNKNLGAACGRIHPVGSGPMVWYQMFEYAIGHWLQKATEHMIGCVLCSPGCFSLFRGKALMDDNVMKKYTTKSEDARHYVQYDQGEDRWLCTLLLQRGYRVEYSAASDAYTHAPEGFNEFYNQRRRWVPSTMANIMDLLMDSKRTIKINDNISMPYISYQILLMGGTILGPGTIFLMLVGAFVAAFKIDNWTSFYYNIFPILLFMVVCFTCKSSVQLLCAQILSTLYAMIMMAVIVGTALQLGEDGIGSPSAIFLMSLSSSFFIAACLHPQEFWCVVPGIIYLLSIPSMYLLLILYSIINLNVVTWGTREVQVKKTKKVFFAAVLSVIYALVMVAVIIAISINVIDDGLLSPSSLFILLVTAQIAIAGLLHPKEIGCLVHGIIYYITVPSMYAVLIIYSLVNLNNITWGTREVTVKKTKAELEQEKKEAEEAKKKAKTKSLLGFLQNGSGNNADDQGSIEISLAGLFKCMLCTHGKPSEEKQQLVAIAESLEQLGKRLETIERAVDPHAHSAVRRRGSSAGSRGGDHLGPINEASQEGHEDNSDSEESSVQEDIRRDDNLSRPYWLTDAGLKKGEVDVLSMQEESFWKDLLAQYLYPIDEDKAEKARIANDLKDLRDKSVFAFFMLNALFVVIVFLLQLNKDLLHVKWPFGIRTNISYDESTQEVHVSKEYLQLEPIGLVFVFFFALILVIQFTAMLFHRFGTFAHILSSTVLVCCNKKKDPSGGELGTEQAVEFARDLQRLDGMEEDYDEGSGSGPGRRKTIRNLEKSRRKTQAINTLDVAFRQRFFSMTEGNGLPRNMSTRRSTKAFKAFESRRNSIIALRKKSQMETLGANNIYGVAGNPLGIQPRPTRSSQISVKDVFADVGQVNGGYEGDNSPGNSVRLQPMGGNVGWSVNSNSKM
- the LOC135162557 gene encoding chitin synthase chs-2 isoform X2; translation: MQHQQQNGVVPGGGSHDDFSDDDTTPLTQDYGGSQRTVVETKGWDVFRDPPPKIDSGSMANQKCLDATVQITKVVVYLVVFVIVLGCGVLAKGTVLFMTSQLRPGRVMVHCNRQLGRDRQFVVSLPEEERIGWMWCIIIAFAVPEIGTFIRSCRMCTFKSCKKPLSSHFLLVFMMETFHVLGLALMFFSVLPDLDVVKGAMLTNCVSFVPGLLGLLSRNKSKDESKRFVLVLVDLAALAAQASGFVVWPLLDSSRHSLWLIPASLVLVSCGWWENYVSMQSPIGLVRTLSRVKKDLRLTRYFTYLFVSLWKIIAFFISSLIILHAKGETVGHLFTMFGSAFGEHKITVTAVRQNGFGAIPDISEFLPNGETETVDADLNSAIYVLLIQIFASYIAYIFGKFACKILIQGFSYAFPVSLTIPVLISLLIAACGLRNNDPCFFHGTIPDYLFYDAPPPYFLNDFVSKQYAWVWLLWLLSQTWFTIHIWTPKCERLAATEKLFVVPMYDSLLIDQSLGLNRKRDDQPEVKVEDLAEIEREKGDGDYETIYEQTDGSTTPPSAVKNSDHVTRIYACATMWHENKEEMIEFLKSILRLDADHSARRNAQKFFKLIDPDYYEFETHIFFDDAFELADDDENEVQVNRFVKLLVATLDEAASDVHHTRTHVKAPKKIPTPYGGRLIWTLPGKSKMIAHLKDKNKIRHRKRWSQVMYMYYLLGHRLMELPISVDRKEIIAENTYLLTLDGDIDFQPAAVKLLVDLMKKNKNLGAACGRIHPVGSGPMVWYQMFEYAIGHWLQKATEHMIGCVLCSPGCFSLFRGKALMDDNVMKKYTTKSEDARHYVQYDQGEDRWLCTLLLQRGYRVEYSAASDAYTHAPEGFNEFYNQRRRWVPSTMANIMDLLMDSKRTIKINDNISMPYISYQILLMGGTILGPGTIFLMLVGAFVAAFKIDNWTSFYYNIFPILLFMVVCFTCKSSVQLLCAQILSTLYAMIMMAVIVGTALQLGEDGIGSPSAIFLMSLSSSFFIAACLHPQEFWCVVPGIIYLLSIPSMYLLLILYSIINLNVVTWGTREVQVKKTKKVFFAAVLSVIYALVMVAVIIAISINVIDDGLLSPSSLFILLVTAQIAIAGLLHPKEIGCLVHGIIYYITVPSMYAVLIIYSLVNLNNITWGTREVTVKKTKAELEQEKKEAEEAKKKAKTKSLLGFLQNGSGNNADDQGSIEISLAGLFKCMLCTHGKPSEEKQQLVAIAESLEQLGKRLETIERAVDPHAHSAVRRRGSSAGSRGGDHLGPINEASQEGHEDNSDSEESSVQEDIRRDDNLSRPYWLTDAGLKKGEVDVLSMQEESFWKDLLAQYLYPIDEDKAEKARIAGDLIELRNKSVFAFLMFNALFVLIVFLLQLNKDQLHVVWPLGVKTNITFVEETSEVHVSKEYLQLEPIGLVFVFFFALILVIQFTAMLFHRFGTFAHILSSTVLVCCNKKKDPSGGELGTEQAVEFARDLQRLDGMEEDYDEGSGSGPGRRKTIRNLEKSRRKTQAINTLDVAFRQRFFSMTEGNGLPRNMSTRRSTKAFKAFESRRNSIIALRKKSQMETLGANNIYGVAGNPLGIQPRPTRSSQISVKDVFADVGQVNGGYEGDNSPGNSVRLQPMGGNVGWSVNSNSKM